ATTGGCATTACTTCTACATAAAACACACAATTTCTTGTTCCAAATGACAAAAGAATGTGTTTCAAGCCTATGGCCCGTTTTAAAGTGCACGTAAACTTTAGAAGTTGCAAATTCTTACAGGGTTCAAATTAACACCATCATCAATCGTATCTATGAAACAGGCCCATGACAATCATGTATGAATCAACGGTGTCAAAATAGTTCACAGAAGACAGTTTTATGCATGACATTTGAGCCCATGGCACTGCTGCACGCGGCAGTTGACATGGCATAGGGGtctggtcaatgtcacaaatagGCAACTAATTCTATTGGCGGACATTTGTCGGACACAATAACGTATTAAGATAAACAAACAATGTTCTGAAACCAATCAATTGGATAAATAAAGCAACACATTAGAATGGACATTTTGGGCAAATGCAAAAATACGATTGACACGATTGATGGTGATGCGTTTCTAAAAAGCGCGATGGTTAGGCAGTTTCAGTTCAGAGAGCTCGTCTTCGCTCTGCATCTCCAAGTGCGTTTCATCCGAGTCACTGAAGTGCGAGTGAGGAGAGAACTCTCCATCGCTTCGGTTCGACCGCGGCGAATCTTTGTTCCCCCCCGAACCGGACTTGCTCGTTCCAGAGGGAGACTGAATGTCCTGCTCCACGAAAGAGGCGAATGTCCCGTCCTCGTACTGATAGTGTAGCGCGGACAGCTGAACAGGGAGACCTGCTCCTGCGCCTCTCCGACACACGTTTGGTGATCCTCTAGGAGAGCGCTCCTCCTCGAACACATTGGCAGACAGCATGTCGCAGTTTGGCGGGTCAGCTTTAACACCAGGACCCTGAAGCAAGTCGGACAGGGCGTTGATGTAGATCTGAGCCATCTGTAAGGTTTCATACTTGGAGAGCTTCTTGTCATTGTCTAAGGCTGGGATGACACTGCGCAGCTCGTCGAAAGCGTGGTTCAATCCGTGCATCCTCCGTCTCTCGCGAGCATTGGCAGCCATTCGCCTCTGCTTCTGCACACCGTTAGTCGCTTTGCTGGACGGGGCCCGCTGCCTGCCATCATCTGCTCCCACAGCTCCCTTTAGCCGGCACAGCTCGCGTACTTTGACAGGACTCTTGCTGCTCTTCCTGAAGTTTGAGCTGTGGCTCGAGGAAGAGGACACGCCTTCCGCGCTCGAGCCGGGCGAGTGCAACAGGTATTCGGCGTGTGCCGCGCAGGTGCCAGCCTGCACGGGAGCCAGCCAGGCGCGTGGGTCACTGCTGGCCATGAGTGCCAAAGCTGGTGGGTACTCGCTCTGTTCCCCCCGCCCAAAGCTCGGATGTTGGACATCGAGCTCAACCACCTCCCTTGTATCATTGCTTACGCCGTCCACGTTCGTTCCATCCATTTGTTTGGGAAAAGTTTGTGGCTATGGATTATAGAACGGATTTAGCCGTGGAGGGGTTTTCTCCGTTCACCTGTTACTCTCGTGCAGTGGCGAAGAGGATTTCGTTGCTGATGTCTCTGGGCGACTCGTCGGCTTAAAAGCGGCACGCGCCAGGGAGCCCCCCTTCTCAAGCTGGTCGCGTGGCGCTTTGACCAATAAGAGTACGCGGGGCAGGCGCGTGTAGGCAACCAATGAGAAGTCGCAGTAAACGCGAGAGAGGTTAGCATACccagactgtttttttttgttttgttttgtatttgttttttgataaaGTCGCGTTCTAAACCTGTTTAGAGAGTTATTATCACAATAGGTCGTCCCACAGGACGCACACAGAAACTTAGGAGTGAAAAAAGTTATGTGGCGACCCTCCTAACACGATATGTCTAGGAAATTAGATAGCCTAGGCCACAAAAGCGCAGAATAAAATACTTGTCGTCTCGACATTCTGAAATGGGTTCTGGAAATAGACTGAAAGGGGTTATTGAAAATCTTAATACTGACATATGAATATTCCTATTTATAATGTCCAAGAACTAACGAAAAACACACTCGGGTTTAATAACATTATAGGCTTTTTCCTAAGTTTAATTTTAGGTCTATGCCAACTAAAAGGTCTTTTAGCTTTCGAGCAGAACAAAAAAGGATTGATTTTTATATGCATTGGCTCTGTCTTGACGCACACTGACGCGTAAATTGAAAGAAACCCGCATAGTAGCCTATATGATTATAGGGTTCTTCAAAATCaaaaaacgaagaagggttttcGATACATTTCAAATCTGTCAAAGTTGAACTTTTTCTTTATGTATGTcaacaatgttttatttgatgtgaTATTATTTGCCTAATCGTATATAGTACGTGTAGGCTATATTGAGCGCACATGACATATAACAAAATGCAATCATTCTTTCTTCTTGATGCACAGTTAAACATATTCCTAAACAATGAAGGTTAATACCAGATtgagtttctttttctttttgaacAAGTTCAAAACCTTTTGATCCGTTTTAAGAAACGCCCTTTTACTAAAAGATCTTTCCAAAGATTGGAAACTTGATCTGGAGGCGCGACAGTCCTCTACTGTCACGAGCTTTGGAAAAAGAGCAAGTGCAAAAGAATcagtatatataataatattaatagcttaataataataacaatatgaatattaatatgaataataacaagcataataatatgaataataactttatatatttttatattatgttatatttttcGATTATTTATCTGTATTTATTGATTATTTCAAGCTATTTATAACAACGTAGCAGTTAATATTATatccttattattattaatattattattatcatcattgttTATGATAGACACGTTAAATAATcgtacttaaaataataataataataatttgcgtATTGTCATCGCGTGACATTTGTAAATACTGTGAAAACAAGGAAAGTCGAGAGAAAATCGGGTTTTCATAAATTGTGTGTAGACAGAAAATTGTGCTTTATCATTAAGAAACATTACAATTCCGCATACTTTGTGAATGGTTACAGTTATATGCCCAATAGTTACACTGAAACAAAGTATTTAAGGCAACACTGTGGTGCACGGGACCTTAATTACAGTTCCCTGGCATTAAAACTCCACATtaatctttttacatttattcatgaaTGCATAGAGTGCGAAGGCTTGCGGTCTGGCGCCTGAGTCCACCCCAACCGGAGCCTCATCCAGGCGGCTTGAGTGTCTTGGAATTGGTCCTAAAGCAAACAACAGGTTGGCATTGCTGCCGTCGATTATTAAAGTGTCTCAGGGACAATAGATACTCTATGTTCCATTTGACACGCCTGAAGAACTCTTTGGATAATGGCACAAAATGTGTCTCGATGGGGGCTTCTACCGCGATCAAGTCTGCATGCTGTTTTCTTCATTCCTGTCTCCTAGGAGACCAAGAGATCTCGCGATGTTGATAAAAGACATAGGGTTTCTCTAACATGTGCAATagtaataatcataattataatactaataatagGCTTATAATATTAGgctaataacaatattaatgctgtatttaaaaaaaatatatatacatttataggcCAATGCtatatagaatattaaaaaaggacattACAAATATGTAtccaatatgtaaataaatatccaCAAATTTAGTAAATTACATAGACAAAATGTAACAAGTTAGTCATTACAATGGGGTTATTTACAGTCTACATTTAGAGCCTTTGGCTATATTTAGCCTGCAAATAAATTTGAAGTGGTACTGTGGGCATCCATCAATTTTATGTAGGCCTAATGTTTCTGAATATGTATGAAAACCTGAAACAAATGAGGCCTTTGAATCCCTAAACATCAAAACAGGTGCTCTGTTTATAATGCATCTCTGTACCATTCCGGAACAGTAAACCGAAAGGCCACTAAAGTGACATCTAGTGgatattttgtgcattaactgttgATCAAGTGGtaatttaaaaaatgagtttttcaccttaacaaaataaaaacagcgTTTACATCAGTTCCCCATAAAACAtgccacattttattttagtgaaAGTTTCAGTTAGTTGTGCCCTATCCAACGTCGTTCTAGTATGATTCATCACACTTcaacaaaatactttttctttgttttcattaCACAAATATTACATACACTTAATAAATGTCATGTGTATCATAAATTCAAATACAAGAAGTTGGCTACATACATTTGTAACATGACATGTTCAGGGTCTGTGTCGACTGTGGCGACTTTGGCAGACAAACTCTCCATGCACTAGAGCATGACTTATGCTGTGCCATTCATTTTGACCTGCAGTGCATGAAGTCTGGCTAATAAAGTCAATGGCCAGCCAAAAGCCAAtagtgggggcagtggtggctcagtggttgaggctcagggttactgaccagaaggtcaggggttcaagccccagcaccaccaagatgccactgttgggcccttgagcaaggcacttaactccaggttgctccggggggattgtccctgtaaaaagtaagtcgctgtaagtcgctttggataaaagcgtctgccaaatgcataaatgtaaatagtgGGTAATCTTTGACAACAATGATTACTATGTTgtgcacagggttgggagggtttcttttaaaaagtattccgctagttacagaatacatgctgtaaaatgtcatttgtaacatattccattagattattcaaggtcagtaacataatctaaatATGCTGGactacttcttcagcactggctgaTTTTTTTCACTACTTTTGACAATTAAAAGTATGAAAATACActtcactgtaaaaatacattctctgaaaaatatagcccatccttgtttatccaataacttggtagaaacagcacaagccgtgatactatttctgaagtgacatttttgaattactaatggatcATTTGGTTTTTGGTTTGAACCAACAACGGCAGATTCGGATCCGTCATGTAAGAAtgtagtttcatgcacaaatgcgttttactcagttgtaattttttaaaatgtgtttgttcattgaactgttgtatataagcaatatcacactcacaatcttgCTATATGgacctaaatcagcactgctgtgattaccaaTGGCACTTGGCATGCGGCCCAATCAccgcagtgctgatgtagggccatatcacactcttgctcatgtgatattgcttaaataaaggctacattggttattatttcttgtaaaaataccctAACCGCATAAAACATGGGAAGGAATTAAATcatgtatttattggatttatgtttcatctgtcacaGCGTTTCTAACTGTATTTTGATAAGCTGTAGAAACTCTACGCTATTAAGCTCGtataaattaaacaaatcacAAGACAGtgattcactgctgttcaaaagctCCTCCTATATGGATTAATTTGATGTGATCGATTTGATTTCACTTTATTATCAGAATTTCTTCTGAAA
This sequence is a window from Xyrauchen texanus isolate HMW12.3.18 chromosome 37, RBS_HiC_50CHRs, whole genome shotgun sequence. Protein-coding genes within it:
- the LOC127630554 gene encoding transcription factor ATOH1-like, encoding MDGTNVDGVSNDTREVVELDVQHPSFGRGEQSEYPPALALMASSDPRAWLAPVQAGTCAAHAEYLLHSPGSSAEGVSSSSSHSSNFRKSSKSPVKVRELCRLKGAVGADDGRQRAPSSKATNGVQKQRRMAANARERRRMHGLNHAFDELRSVIPALDNDKKLSKYETLQMAQIYINALSDLLQGPGVKADPPNCDMLSANVFEEERSPRGSPNVCRRGAGAGLPVQLSALHYQYEDGTFASFVEQDIQSPSGTSKSGSGGNKDSPRSNRSDGEFSPHSHFSDSDETHLEMQSEDELSELKLPNHRAF